The Chiloscyllium plagiosum isolate BGI_BamShark_2017 chromosome 16, ASM401019v2, whole genome shotgun sequence DNA window NNNNNNNNNNNNNNNNNNNNNNNNNNNNNNNNNNNNNNNNNNNNNNNNNNNNNNNNNNNNNNNNNNNNNNNNNNNNNNNNNNNNNNNNNNNNNNNNNNNNNNNNNNNNNNNNNNNNNNNNNNNNNNNNNNNNNNNNNNNNNNNNNNNNNNNNNNNNNNNNNNNNNNNNNNNNNNNNNNNNNNNNNNNNNNNNNNNNNNNNNNNNNNNNNNNNNNNNNNNNNNNNNNNNNNNNNNNNNNNNNNNNNNNNNNNNNNNNNNNNNNNNNNNNNNNNNNNNNNNNNNNNNNNNNNNNNNNNNNNNNNNNNNNNNNNNNNNNNNNNNNNNNNNNNNNNNNNNNNNNNNNNNNNNNNNNNNNNNNNNNNNNNNNNNNNNNNNNNNNNNNNNNNNNNNNNNNNNNNNNNNNNNNNNNNNNNNNNNNNNNNNNNNNNNNNNNNNNNNNNNNNNNNNNNNNNNNNNNNNNNNNNNNNNNNNNNNNNNNNNNNNNNNNNNNNNNNNNNNNNNNNNNNNNNNNNNNNNNNNNNNNNNNNNNNNNNNNNNNNNNNNNNNNNNNNNNNNNNNNNNNNNNNNNNNNNNNNNNNNNNNNNNNNNNNNNNNNNNNNNNNNNNNNNNNNNNNNNNNNNNNNNNNNNNNNNNNNNNNNNNNNNNNNNNNNNNNNNNNNNNNNNNNNNNNNNNNNNNNNNNNNNNNNNNNNNNNNNNNNNNNNNNNNNNNNNNNNNNNNNNNNNNNNNNNNNNNNNNNNNNNNNNNNNNNNNNNNNNNNNNNNNNNNNNNNNNNNNNNNNNNNNNNNNNNNNNNNNNNNNNNNNNNNNNNNNNNNNNNNNNNNNNNNNNNNNNNNNNNNNNNNNNNNNNNNNNNNNNNNNNNNNNNNNNNNNNNNNNNNNNNNNNNNNNNNNNNNNNNNNNNNNNNNNNNNNNNNNNNNNNNNNNNNNNNNNNNNNNNNNNNNNNNNNNNNNNNNNNNNNNNNNNNNNNNNNNNNNNNNNNNNNNNNNNNNNNNNNNNNNNNNNNNNNNNNNNNNNNNNNNNNNNNNNNNNNNNNNNNNNNNNNNNNNNNNNNNNNNNNNNNNNNNNNNNNNNNNNNNNNNNNNNNNNNNNNNNNNNNNNNNNNNNNNNNNNNNNNNNNNNNNNNNNNNNNNNNNNNNNNNNNNNNNNNNNNNNNNNNNNNNNNNNNNNNNNNNNNNNNNNNNNNNNNNNNNNNNNNNNNNNNNNNNNNNNNNNNNNNNNNNNNNNNNNNNNNNNNNNNNNNNNNNNNNNNNNNNNNNNNNNNNNNNNNNNNNNNNNNNNNNNNNNNNNNNNNNNNNNNNNNNNNNNNNNNNNNNNNNNNNNNNNNNNNNNNNNNNNNNNNNNNNNNNNNNNNNNNNNNNNNNNNNNNNNNNNNNNNNNNNNNNNNNNNNNNNNNNNNNNNNNNNNNNNNNNNNNNNNNNNNNNNNNNNNNNNNNNNNNNNNNNNNNNNNNNNNNNNNNNNNNNNNNNNNNNNNNNNNNNNNNNNNNNNNNNNNNNNNNNNNNNNNNNNNNNNNNNNNNNNNNNNNNNNNNNNNNNNNNNNNNNNNNNNNNNNNNNNNNNNNNNNNNNNNNNNNNNNNNNNNNNNNNNNNNNNNNNNNNNNNNNNNNNNNNNNNNNNNNNNNNNNNNNNNNNNNNNNNNNNNNNNNNNNNNNNNNNNNNNNNNNNNNNNNNNNNNNNNNNNNNNNNNNNNNNNNNNNNNNNNNNNNNNNNNNNNNNNNNNNNNNNNNNNNNNNNNNNNNNNNNNNNNNNNNNNNNNNNNNNNNNNNNNNNNNNNNNNNNNNNNNNNNNNNNNNNNNNNNNNNNNNNNNNNNNNNNNNNNNNNNNNNNNNNNNNNNNNNNNNNNNNNNNNNNNNNNNNNNNNNNNNNNNNNNNNNNNNNNNNNNNNNNNNNNNNNNNNNNNNNNNNNNNNNNNNNNNNNNNNNNNNNNNNNNNNNNNNNNNNNNNNNNNNNNNNNNNNNNNNNNNNNNNNNNNNNNNNNNNNNNNNNNNNNNNNNNNNNNNNNNNNNNNNNNNNNNNNNNNNNNNNNNNNNNNNNNNNNNNNNNNNNNNNNNNNNNNNNNNNNNNNNNNNNNNNNNNNNNNNNNNNNNNNNNNNNNNNNNNNNNNNNNNNNNNNNNNNNNNNNNNNNNNNNNNNNNNNNNNNNNNNNNNNNNNNNNNNNNNNNNNNNNNNNNNNNNNNNNNNNNNNNNNNNNNNNNNNNNNNNNNNNNNNNNNNNNNNNNNNNNNNNNNNNNNNNNNNNNNNNNNNNNNNNNNNNNNNNNNNNNNNNNNNNNNNNNNNNNNNNNNNNNNNNNNNNNNNNNNNNNNNNNNNNNNNNNNNNNNNNNNNNNNNNNNNNNNNNNNNNNNNNNNNNNNNNNNNNNNNNNNNNNNNNNNNNNNNNNNTACACCCTCACTACACACCCTCACTATACACACGCTCATTACACACTCACTATACACTCTCACTGCATACCCTGTCTCTCACCCTCACAGCTGGGAGCGCAGTGCGTACAGTGAGTCTGTCACCCTCACTACACCCTCACTGCACACACCCTCACTACACTCTCACTGCACACTCACTACACCCTAACTACTTACTCACTACACACCCTCACTACACCCTCACTAACACTCACCACACACCCTCACTGCACACCCTCACTACACACTCACTACACATCCTCTCTCTATCACTAACTCATTCAAtctttctcacacacattcacactcgcTCACACTCTTTACTCACTCACCCTCCCTCatttgcactctctctctgtcacactcatgcactCTTgctcactcacactcagtctttactcacacacactgtctcacactcattcactcattcactcattcactctcgctcattcattcattctcatACACCTCATACTCActttcattcactcactcacactcattgACACACACATATTCATTCTTGCTCACTTACTCAtttactctcactcacacacttttGTTCATTTCCTCATTCATTTgtccactttctctctcacacacactcattcactcactcttactcattcactctctcacactgtctcactTAGAGAGGGGGAGGGCTGTGTTACTAACAAGGATatgcaggtgctgaagatctgaaacaaaacagaaattgccagagaaactcggcaggtctagcagcatctgtggagagagagaaaacgggGTTAATgattcgggtccagtgacttCCTCTGAAATTGTGGACCCGAAACATTCACCAAGTTTCTCTCTGTACACATACTGCTGGACCTGCCAAGTTCTCCAGTAATTGTGTGTTGGTGTTCCTCAATGTTTCcagactgtcagagagagaggataaataaatatggaaaaagtgagcactgcagatgctggaaatcagagtgtgctgctggaaaagcacagaaggttaggcagcatccgaggagcaggagaattgacataaaTAAATGACTGTTGAAACTCCTGGCGTGATTGAGAGCGGACTTCAGCAAAACCGGGATGGAGACTGGGAGCGAATGTAACGTTCGCCAGACCAACTTTATCTGTTTTTCTTAAATAGCAGGTTCTATCAGTGATTTAACAGAGAGGGTCATTAatgggggagtgaggggaaggaGTGATGGAGACCGGTCGCCACTCACTCAACTCCCGCTCCATCCCTCGTCCCCCGCCCAAAAAAAAAGTCGATAGAAACATAGacaatagaagcaggaataagccattcggcccctcgagcctgttctatcattcaattttcatccaactcagtcctctattccttttgttttcacctatcttttgatccctttaacccagAGAATTGTTTATAACTCATTTTTGAAAGCCTTCCCAGTTTTGGCCCCAGCCTtgttctgtggcagagaattccgcgGTTTCTAGATTTACAATTCTACAATTCCTGAGGAAGAGAGAGACCCTGCAGTGAGCAACAGGCGTGTTCCCAAAGACCCGGGGGAGAACTGCAAGCGGCGGGGAGTTTCACAAAACCCTGCCTCTCTTCCCCGGGAGAcagagactctctctctctctggaagttGGAACTGTTTTGGCTAAAAGCCTCATGTTATAGtgtatgtgtgggagtgtgttggGGAAACAGACGCGGGGAGcgggtggggagaggggggtgAATGTCCCACTGAGCCCGTGTTGTTTCCTTTGCAGGTCTCCTGGAGATGAGGGCGGTGGCGCCGGGGGTGGTGGCTATCAAAGGCTACCTGAGCGGGCGCTACCTGTGCATGGAGAGGGAGGGCAGGTTGCTCGGCTCGGTAAGTCCTCCAGCATTCACCCACCTTGCACTAGGATAGGGACATGCTGCCTGGGTATGTGAGAGGGTGGACGGTCTctgggggctgtgtgtgtgtccgtgggTATGTGGGGCTCTGCTTGTGGGGAGGGGCGATTGTGGgcgtgtatctctgtgtgtggtTTAATGTGCGTATGGTTATGTGACTATGTGTGCATCTATGGGTGTGACTGTGTGTGGGTGAGGGTGTGGAGAGTGAAGTGTGTGTAAGTGCGTGGAGGGGTTTGCAGTGAGTNNNNNNNNNNNNNNNNNNNNNNNNNNNNNNNNNNNNNNNNNNNNNNNNNNNNNNNNNNNNNNNNNNNNNNNNNNNNNNNNNNNNNNNNNNNNNNNNNNNNNNNNNNNNNNNNNNNNNNNNNNNNNNNNNNNNNNNNNNNNNNNNNNNNNNNNNNNNNNNNNNNNNNNNNNNNNNNNNNNNNNNNNNNNNNNNNNNNNNNNNNNNNNNNNNNNNNNNNNNNNNNNNNNNNNNNNNNNNNNNNNNNNNNNNNNNNNNNNNNNNNNNNNNNNNNNNNNNNNNNNNNNNNNNNNNNNNNNNNNNNNNNNNNNNNNNNNNNNNNNNNNNNNNNNNNNNNNNNNNNNNNNNNNNNNNNNNggatgtgtgtgtgtggaggaggggtgtgtgtgtagggtgggggtgtgtgtggggtggaGGTGTGTGTGTAAGTATGTCGTTGCCACTTTAACAGTTATTTCATCAATTGCCTGATTGTGTGGAACAGTGTCTGAGCTTCCGTGCACCAGCCGCTGTTCTGTTGTGAGTTAGTTTATGTGACCCAGAGTTCACTGACCTGCAGGTCCACACGGGTAACCCTAGGCGCCAGTGTTGTCAGCTGTGAGCGTGAAGGAGCATGGAAACACATTGGCTCATGACTCTTTCCTTTTATTACCACCAGCCCCGTCTCCCTCCCAACTGACCCTTTGTTTTTTTATTACTCCTCCAGCTGACCTATAATGAAGCTGACTGTTCATTTAGGGAGCGCCTGGTGTCTGGCTCCTACAACTTGTACTGGTCGGAAAAGTACGGAGCTGCTGTGTCCCTGAGCAACAGAAGGCAACGAGGCTACATAAGAGGCAGGGcattcccccctctctctcagttCCTGCCCATCCGGAACACACAACCTCTCCCCCCAGTCCCTGCTGATCAGTCCAGGGACACCCCTGAACTTGACTCGCCGCCGTCTTCAGTGATTCAGATCAACAGCATGGACCCTTTGGACTTCACTTACGAAGCCACATGAACGAGGTTTATTTCAGACCCGTGATTGCACTGCACTTTTCCTT harbors:
- the fgf19 gene encoding fibroblast growth factor 19; this translates as MLTAWDFPELAQGRLARCRMGRAVCWLLLLTQLMLAWGPQAQPLASPDSSPHLDSGWEQTIRFLYLYTEQSKSNAGSWHLVMNPDGTVGSSGERSAYSLLEMRAVAPGVVAIKGYLSGRYLCMEREGRLLGSLTYNEADCSFRERLVSGSYNLYWSEKYGAAVSLSNRRQRGYIRGRAFPPLSQFLPIRNTQPLPPVPADQSRDTPELDSPPSSVIQINSMDPLDFTYEAT